Proteins encoded together in one Lysinibacillus sp. FSL K6-0232 window:
- the tilS gene encoding tRNA lysidine(34) synthetase TilS, with amino-acid sequence MSFELKVKSFIEKERLLQQDDHLLIAVSGGVDSMALLHYFVQAKEQWGIQIEAVHVDHMLRGDASAEDRAFVQSYCDKNGVSLHAKAIPIPAIMAQEKGNTQLICRRERYRYFKEVLQQTNANKLVTAHHADDQLESILMALTKNATINSMQGIRPKRFFEGKTLIRPFLTVTKHEIREYLLRKGLDYREDASNAKDTYARNRFRHHVVPLLEAENPRVSEQVTHFTKQLQEDDAFLMTLAQDVFSQTIKRSNENTYSMEIDAFQLVPLALQRRLILILLNYLYKDSNTIQSYALLTSILKLCETTAGYAEIHLPEDFLAVRRYGQLTIQKNRSLEGLFSSEKMMISAANGWTTLTTGERLCVVKLHDLSSELLTDTAQLFYFNASKLHLPLYVRTRRDGDRMLLKGMDQPKRLSRLFIDEKIPLNERNSWPLLISQSDEVVAVIGVRMGIFFSTIPQPNDDTVLIVD; translated from the coding sequence GGTTAAATCATTTATTGAAAAAGAGCGATTATTACAGCAAGACGACCATCTTCTCATCGCCGTTTCGGGTGGAGTTGATTCTATGGCATTATTACATTATTTTGTGCAAGCAAAAGAGCAATGGGGCATTCAGATAGAGGCAGTACATGTCGATCATATGTTAAGAGGGGACGCCTCCGCTGAGGATAGAGCATTTGTTCAAAGTTATTGCGATAAAAATGGTGTTTCTTTACATGCAAAGGCGATTCCTATACCTGCAATAATGGCACAGGAAAAAGGTAATACACAGCTTATTTGTCGTAGGGAAAGATACCGATACTTTAAAGAGGTCTTACAGCAAACAAATGCGAATAAGCTTGTTACTGCACATCATGCAGACGACCAACTAGAGTCGATATTAATGGCATTAACGAAAAATGCGACCATCAATAGTATGCAAGGAATACGTCCTAAGCGATTTTTTGAGGGGAAAACATTAATTCGTCCATTTTTAACGGTTACAAAGCATGAAATAAGGGAATATTTACTTAGAAAAGGTTTGGATTATCGAGAAGATGCTAGCAATGCGAAGGATACTTATGCACGCAATCGTTTTAGACATCATGTGGTGCCTTTACTAGAGGCAGAAAACCCGCGAGTGAGTGAGCAGGTCACTCATTTTACAAAGCAATTGCAGGAAGATGATGCCTTTTTAATGACATTAGCCCAAGATGTATTTTCCCAAACCATCAAAAGAAGTAACGAAAATACATATAGCATGGAAATTGATGCCTTTCAATTGGTACCACTTGCTTTACAAAGGAGGCTCATTTTAATACTATTAAACTATCTTTACAAAGATTCAAATACGATACAAAGTTATGCTTTATTGACTTCAATTTTAAAGCTTTGTGAAACGACAGCAGGATATGCTGAAATTCACTTGCCTGAAGATTTTCTAGCAGTTCGCCGTTACGGACAATTAACGATTCAGAAGAATAGGTCATTGGAAGGGCTGTTTTCTTCTGAGAAAATGATGATTTCGGCTGCTAATGGGTGGACAACACTAACAACTGGTGAACGCTTATGCGTAGTCAAGTTGCATGATTTATCGTCTGAGCTGCTGACGGATACTGCACAACTTTTTTATTTTAACGCTAGCAAACTCCATCTGCCGCTCTATGTAAGAACTCGCAGGGATGGAGATAGAATGCTGTTAAAAGGAATGGATCAGCCAAAACGCTTATCTCGCCTTTTTATAGATGAAAAGATTCCTTTAAATGAGCGAAATAGCTGGCCGTTACTGATTTCTCAGTCTGATGAGGTAGTAGCGGTAATTGGTGTGCGTATGGGCATATTTTTTTCAACCATCCCGCAACCAAACGATGATACAGTGCTCATCGTAGACTAA
- the hpt gene encoding hypoxanthine phosphoribosyltransferase has protein sequence MLQNDIEKVMITEEQLQERIAELGTQLTEEYKDSFPLAVGVLKGAMPFMTDLMKRFDSFIELDFMDVSSYGNATVSSGEVKILKDLNTSVEGRDVLIIEDIIDSGLTLSYLVDLFKYRKAKSIKIVTLLDKPSGRKVNLAADYVGFEVPDGFVVGYGLDYAEKYRNLPYIGILKPEVYSF, from the coding sequence ATGTTACAAAATGACATCGAAAAAGTTATGATTACAGAGGAACAATTGCAGGAGAGAATTGCAGAGCTAGGCACACAATTAACAGAGGAGTACAAAGATTCATTCCCATTGGCTGTTGGTGTTCTTAAAGGAGCAATGCCCTTTATGACAGATTTAATGAAGCGTTTTGATTCTTTTATCGAGCTAGATTTTATGGATGTATCTAGCTATGGCAATGCTACAGTTTCATCTGGGGAAGTAAAGATTTTAAAGGATTTGAATACAAGCGTTGAGGGGCGCGATGTATTAATTATCGAGGATATTATTGATAGCGGTTTAACATTAAGCTACTTAGTAGATTTATTTAAGTATCGCAAAGCAAAATCCATTAAAATTGTGACATTGCTTGATAAACCATCAGGTCGCAAAGTGAACTTAGCTGCTGACTATGTTGGTTTTGAAGTGCCAGATGGCTTTGTTGTGGGATATGGCTTAGATTACGCAGAAAAATATCGTAACTTACCTTATATTGGTATTTTAAAACCTGAAGTTTATTCATTCTAA
- the ftsH gene encoding ATP-dependent zinc metalloprotease FtsH translates to MNRIFRYTIFYLLIFLVIIGIFGTFNGGNSPTKELTYYEFQEALDKKEITSATIQPDKSVYVVEGTLKGYEKGESFTTNIPRENQSLMDRIDEAARDKDSNISFLAAPETSGWIQFFTGIIPFIIIIFLFFFLMSQSQGGGNKVMGFGKSKAKLYDDQKKKVRFTDVAGADEEKAELVEVVEFLKDHRKFTEIGARIPKGILLVGPPGTGKTLLARAVAGEAGVPFFSISGSDFVEMFVGVGASRVRDLFENAKKNAPCIIFIDEIDAVGRQRGAGLGGGHDEREQTLNQLLVEMDGFGANEGIIIIAATNRPDILDKALLRPGRFDRQITVGHPDVKGREAVLKVHARNKPLADSVDLAAVAQRTPGFSGADLENLLNEAALVAARKGKRTINMADIDEASDRVIAGPAKASRVYSAKEKKLVSFHEAGHVVVGLELDEADTVHKVTIVPRGQAGGYAIMLPKEERFFTTKQELLDRIAGLLGGRVAEEIVLGEVSTGAHNDFQKVTSIARAMVTEYGMSENLGAMQFGSSQGGNVFLGRDFNSDQNYSDSIAYEIDKEMQKIIDTQYERTKRILTEKRELLDLIANTLMEKETLNAQEIEHLRDYGVLPEPEAVEKIEDNKPKIEAKPTLDTIGEPVVEKELLSKDPNPTALDLKKESTEPNDDAPKGINEKRD, encoded by the coding sequence ATGAATCGAATATTTCGATATACCATATTCTACCTACTGATTTTCCTAGTGATTATCGGTATTTTTGGTACTTTCAATGGCGGTAATTCACCAACGAAAGAGTTAACGTATTATGAGTTTCAAGAAGCTCTAGATAAGAAAGAAATAACAAGTGCTACAATTCAACCTGATAAATCAGTTTACGTCGTTGAAGGAACACTGAAGGGGTATGAAAAAGGGGAGAGCTTTACTACAAACATTCCTCGTGAAAACCAATCTTTAATGGACCGCATCGATGAGGCTGCTAGGGATAAAGATAGTAATATTAGTTTTTTAGCAGCACCAGAAACAAGTGGATGGATTCAATTCTTTACAGGGATTATTCCTTTCATTATCATCATTTTCTTATTCTTCTTCCTAATGAGCCAATCTCAGGGTGGCGGTAATAAAGTGATGGGCTTCGGTAAAAGTAAAGCAAAACTTTATGATGACCAAAAGAAAAAAGTACGTTTTACAGATGTAGCAGGTGCTGATGAAGAAAAGGCAGAGCTTGTGGAGGTCGTAGAATTTTTAAAAGACCATCGCAAATTTACTGAAATCGGTGCACGTATTCCAAAGGGTATCTTACTTGTAGGTCCTCCAGGTACAGGTAAAACATTACTAGCACGAGCAGTAGCAGGTGAAGCAGGCGTTCCATTCTTCTCCATCTCAGGTTCTGACTTTGTAGAGATGTTTGTTGGTGTCGGTGCATCACGTGTTCGTGACTTGTTTGAAAATGCTAAGAAAAACGCACCATGTATTATCTTTATTGATGAGATTGATGCGGTTGGTCGTCAACGTGGCGCTGGTCTTGGCGGTGGCCATGATGAGCGTGAGCAAACATTGAATCAGTTACTTGTTGAAATGGATGGTTTTGGCGCAAATGAAGGTATTATCATTATCGCTGCAACGAACCGACCAGATATTTTAGATAAGGCATTATTACGTCCAGGTCGTTTTGACCGTCAAATTACAGTAGGACATCCTGATGTAAAAGGGCGTGAGGCAGTCTTAAAGGTACATGCACGCAACAAGCCTTTAGCAGATTCAGTGGATTTAGCTGCTGTTGCACAACGTACACCAGGGTTCTCAGGTGCAGATTTAGAAAACTTACTGAACGAAGCGGCACTTGTAGCAGCTCGTAAAGGTAAGCGTACAATTAATATGGCAGATATCGATGAGGCATCTGACCGCGTAATTGCTGGTCCAGCTAAAGCGAGCCGTGTATATTCAGCAAAAGAGAAAAAACTTGTATCATTCCATGAGGCTGGTCACGTAGTTGTTGGTCTTGAGTTAGATGAGGCTGATACAGTACACAAAGTTACAATTGTGCCACGTGGTCAAGCGGGTGGTTATGCGATTATGTTACCGAAGGAGGAGCGCTTCTTTACAACAAAACAAGAGCTTTTAGACCGCATTGCAGGGCTTCTTGGTGGCCGTGTAGCAGAAGAAATTGTTCTTGGTGAAGTATCTACAGGTGCACATAACGATTTCCAAAAGGTTACAAGCATTGCACGTGCAATGGTGACTGAATATGGTATGAGTGAAAATCTTGGTGCGATGCAATTCGGATCAAGCCAGGGTGGTAATGTATTCCTTGGTCGTGACTTTAATTCGGATCAAAACTATTCTGATTCAATCGCTTATGAAATTGATAAAGAAATGCAAAAAATCATTGATACACAATATGAGCGTACAAAACGTATCCTAACAGAGAAACGTGAGCTACTTGATTTAATTGCGAATACTTTAATGGAAAAAGAAACATTAAATGCACAAGAAATCGAGCATTTACGCGATTATGGTGTATTACCAGAGCCAGAAGCTGTTGAAAAAATTGAGGATAACAAGCCGAAAATTGAAGCGAAGCCAACATTAGATACAATTGGTGAACCAGTTGTGGAAAAAGAATTGCTGAGCAAAGACCCAAATCCAACAGCTTTGGATTTAAAAAAAGAAAGCACAGAACCAAACGATGATGCCCCAAAAGGCATTAACGAAAAACGTGATTAA
- a CDS encoding aldo/keto reductase yields the protein MGNVTLNNGLEMPLVGYGVFRVPEGDDLAEAVKTAIAKGYRSIDTAQVYGNEESVGRGIRAAIEEGLVTREELFITSKVWNDGLSYEETLAAYDSSLEKIGLDYLDLYLVHWPGIDENYLEVYKALEKIYQDGRVRSIGVSNFHVHHLEKLLKETTVVPVINQIEFHPHLTQEEVRAYCQDKGIQVEAWSPLMNGKLLEEALIQELAAKYGKTPAQIVLRYDVQHNVVTIPKTMTPTRMAENLDIFDFALTEEEMKQLDALNDGLRCGPDPEKFNFK from the coding sequence ATGGGAAATGTAACACTGAATAATGGACTGGAAATGCCTTTAGTGGGTTATGGTGTTTTTCGAGTGCCTGAAGGAGATGACCTAGCAGAAGCTGTAAAAACAGCTATTGCAAAAGGCTATCGTAGCATTGATACAGCACAAGTATACGGTAATGAGGAAAGTGTTGGACGCGGTATACGTGCAGCAATTGAAGAAGGACTGGTAACTCGTGAGGAGCTATTTATTACTTCTAAAGTGTGGAACGATGGTCTTTCCTATGAAGAAACACTTGCTGCTTATGACAGTAGCTTAGAAAAAATTGGCTTAGATTATTTAGATTTATATTTAGTACACTGGCCTGGTATTGACGAAAATTATCTTGAAGTATATAAAGCATTAGAAAAAATTTATCAAGATGGTCGAGTACGCTCTATTGGCGTAAGTAATTTCCATGTACATCATTTAGAAAAGCTTTTAAAGGAAACAACAGTCGTTCCTGTTATTAATCAAATTGAGTTCCATCCACATTTAACGCAGGAGGAAGTACGTGCGTATTGCCAAGACAAGGGCATTCAGGTGGAGGCATGGTCACCTTTAATGAACGGTAAATTGCTGGAGGAAGCATTAATTCAGGAGCTTGCTGCGAAATATGGCAAAACACCTGCACAGATTGTATTGCGTTATGATGTTCAACATAATGTTGTAACGATTCCAAAAACAATGACACCTACACGTATGGCTGAAAACCTTGATATTTTTGATTTTGCCTTAACAGAAGAAGAGATGAAGCAATTAGATGCACTAAATGATGGCTTACGCTGTGGTCCAGACCCAGAAAAATTTAATTTTAAATAA
- a CDS encoding type III pantothenate kinase: MILVLDAGNSNIVLGVYDDSEQLAFHWRMVTDLHKTEDEYAMQVLSFFHHAGISFEQITGIIISSVVPPIMFSLEAMCQKYFRKKPLVVGPGVKTGLNIKYENPREVGSDRIVNAIAALDLYKPPLIIVDFGTATTYCYLNEKGDYMGGAIAPGITISTEALYTQAARLPRIEILRPTHIVGKTTVSAMQAGIFYGFVGQVEGIVNRMKAQSKEEPLVIATGGLANLIAAETQIIDVVEPFLTLKGLYKLYKRNQ; this comes from the coding sequence TTGATTTTAGTGTTAGATGCAGGGAATTCTAATATTGTGTTAGGTGTCTATGATGACAGCGAGCAATTAGCCTTCCATTGGCGTATGGTAACAGACCTTCATAAAACAGAGGATGAATATGCCATGCAAGTATTATCGTTTTTTCATCATGCAGGTATTTCATTTGAACAAATTACAGGTATTATTATATCCTCAGTTGTACCGCCAATTATGTTTTCGTTAGAGGCAATGTGCCAGAAATATTTTCGAAAAAAACCGTTAGTTGTAGGTCCTGGTGTGAAAACAGGCTTAAATATTAAATATGAAAATCCACGCGAGGTTGGCTCTGACCGTATTGTTAATGCTATAGCAGCTTTAGATTTATATAAACCGCCTTTAATTATCGTTGATTTTGGCACAGCAACAACCTATTGCTATTTGAATGAGAAGGGTGATTATATGGGTGGTGCTATTGCACCGGGCATCACCATTTCTACAGAGGCACTCTATACACAGGCTGCGCGGCTACCACGTATTGAAATATTGCGACCTACACATATTGTTGGCAAAACAACGGTTTCTGCGATGCAGGCAGGTATTTTTTATGGCTTTGTTGGACAAGTAGAGGGTATTGTGAATCGTATGAAGGCACAAAGTAAAGAGGAGCCATTAGTAATTGCTACAGGTGGTCTAGCGAATCTAATTGCAGCAGAAACACAAATTATTGACGTTGTGGAGCCATTTTTAACGCTCAAAGGCTTATATAAGCTATATAAACGTAATCAATAA
- the hslO gene encoding Hsp33 family molecular chaperone HslO, translating into MNDYLVRGLGFNGQVRVFAARTTATVGEMQRRHDTWPVVSAALGRSMTAAVMMGAMLKGEEKITIKIEGNGPIGPMVIDSNAHGEVRGFVTNPHVHFDLNEHGKLDVRAGVGSEGALTVVKDLGLRDMFSGQTPIVSGEVAEDFTYYFATSEQVPSSVGLGVLVNPDNTILASGGFILQLMPGCDDATINEIEQHLATIEPVSKMIEKGFTPEQILEAVLGNGHLQLLDSMPVEFKCQCSKERFGAAILGLGTAEIREMIEEDGKAEAQCHFCLETYEFSKEELEGFIDELNA; encoded by the coding sequence ATGAATGACTATTTAGTAAGAGGTTTAGGATTTAATGGGCAAGTTCGCGTCTTTGCGGCTCGCACAACAGCAACAGTAGGAGAAATGCAACGTCGCCATGATACATGGCCTGTTGTGTCAGCAGCTCTAGGCCGCTCCATGACTGCCGCTGTTATGATGGGGGCAATGTTAAAAGGTGAAGAGAAAATTACAATTAAAATTGAGGGGAATGGCCCAATTGGTCCTATGGTCATTGATAGCAATGCACATGGTGAGGTGCGTGGCTTTGTGACAAATCCACATGTTCATTTTGATTTAAACGAGCATGGTAAGCTAGATGTTCGAGCAGGTGTTGGCTCAGAGGGAGCGTTAACAGTTGTCAAAGACCTTGGCTTAAGAGATATGTTCTCTGGACAAACACCCATTGTTTCAGGTGAGGTTGCCGAAGATTTTACGTATTATTTCGCGACGTCTGAGCAAGTGCCTTCATCTGTTGGCTTAGGAGTTTTAGTGAATCCAGATAATACAATTCTTGCGTCTGGGGGATTTATTCTTCAATTAATGCCAGGCTGTGATGATGCAACAATTAATGAAATTGAGCAACATCTTGCTACGATAGAGCCTGTTTCGAAAATGATTGAAAAAGGCTTTACACCTGAGCAAATTTTAGAGGCTGTATTGGGAAATGGGCATCTACAACTTTTAGATTCCATGCCTGTTGAATTTAAATGTCAGTGTTCAAAAGAGCGTTTTGGTGCAGCAATTTTAGGTTTAGGAACAGCGGAAATTCGAGAAATGATTGAAGAAGATGGCAAAGCAGAGGCACAATGTCATTTCTGCTTGGAAACATACGAATTTTCGAAAGAAGAGCTAGAAGGATTTATTGATGAGCTCAACGCGTAA
- a CDS encoding peptidyl-prolyl cis-trans isomerase, whose amino-acid sequence MSSTRNRRPAPAVTPNQTPLLQRRLKTKPALAVMVILLLGNISWFIAWLIPNKDQEIGSDEQVAAIGGDVITRQEWMIAMEERYGKETLQNLVNETVMEKAAKAYKIKVTDQEIDLELALMRSAQDKFDTVMQNLSAEQLRQKIRSQLILDKVLTKDVVISGEDVEQYYEENQGLYNTKTSYRTNFIEVESKKAADEALSELKNGSDFSVLAREISVDSASASLGGDIGFLTENQENIDPAIINAAKSLKANEISKAFKLDNGHYGIVQVQEVLEGQTFTYNDVKEHIERELALEQLPQSVTPEAFWSEFNATWYYGESKKEK is encoded by the coding sequence ATGAGCTCAACGCGTAATCGACGACCTGCACCCGCTGTAACACCAAACCAAACACCTCTATTACAACGCCGTTTAAAGACAAAACCTGCCTTAGCTGTTATGGTGATTTTGTTACTGGGGAATATTTCATGGTTCATTGCTTGGTTAATCCCAAATAAAGATCAAGAAATTGGTAGCGACGAACAAGTCGCTGCCATTGGTGGGGATGTCATTACACGTCAAGAGTGGATGATTGCTATGGAAGAACGCTACGGTAAAGAAACACTACAAAATTTAGTGAATGAAACAGTAATGGAAAAGGCAGCAAAAGCATATAAAATTAAAGTAACAGATCAAGAAATTGACCTTGAACTAGCATTAATGCGTTCTGCACAAGATAAGTTTGATACAGTTATGCAAAATCTTTCAGCAGAGCAGCTACGTCAAAAAATTCGCTCACAGCTTATACTAGATAAGGTGCTAACAAAAGATGTAGTGATCAGTGGAGAAGATGTTGAGCAATACTACGAAGAGAATCAAGGGCTGTATAATACAAAAACAAGCTATCGTACAAATTTTATTGAAGTAGAATCTAAAAAGGCTGCTGACGAGGCATTAAGTGAGTTAAAAAATGGCTCTGATTTTTCTGTGCTGGCACGCGAAATTTCAGTGGATAGTGCTTCAGCAAGCTTAGGAGGCGATATTGGCTTCCTGACAGAAAATCAGGAAAATATTGACCCTGCTATTATTAATGCTGCAAAATCGTTAAAGGCAAATGAAATTAGTAAAGCCTTTAAGCTAGATAATGGGCATTATGGAATTGTTCAGGTACAAGAGGTATTAGAAGGACAAACCTTTACATATAATGATGTGAAAGAGCATATTGAGCGTGAGCTAGCTTTAGAGCAATTACCGCAATCTGTAACACCCGAAGCTTTTTGGTCGGAATTTAATGCAACATGGTATTATGGGGAGTCTAAAAAAGAAAAATAA
- the cysK gene encoding cysteine synthase A, whose protein sequence is MSKLANSVAELVGNTPIVKLNHATSENEGTVYVKLEYFNPGSSVKDRLALAMIEAAEKDGTLKPGGTIIEPTSGNTGIGLAMIAAAKGYKAILAMPETMSLERRNLLRAYGAELVLTPGPAGMKGAIAKAEELAKEHGYFLPQQFTNPANAEIHRLTTGPEIVEAFDGLTLDAFVAGIGTGGTITGAGVVLKEKYPNIEIIAVEPKDSPVLSGGQPGPHKIQGIGAGFIPAVLDTEVYSSVFPVENEVAFDVARKVAREEGILCGISSGAAIHAAIETAKRLGKGSNVLAVVPSNGERYLSTPLYQFED, encoded by the coding sequence ATGAGTAAATTAGCAAACTCAGTAGCAGAATTAGTGGGCAATACACCTATTGTGAAATTAAATCATGCAACAAGTGAAAATGAAGGTACTGTATATGTAAAATTAGAATATTTTAACCCTGGTAGCTCAGTAAAAGACCGTTTAGCTTTAGCGATGATTGAAGCAGCTGAAAAGGATGGCACATTAAAGCCTGGTGGTACAATTATCGAGCCGACATCTGGCAATACAGGCATTGGTCTTGCGATGATTGCTGCAGCTAAAGGATATAAAGCAATTTTAGCAATGCCAGAAACAATGAGCTTAGAGCGCCGCAACCTATTACGCGCATATGGTGCAGAGCTTGTGTTAACACCTGGTCCAGCAGGAATGAAGGGAGCTATTGCAAAAGCAGAAGAACTAGCTAAAGAGCATGGCTATTTCTTGCCACAACAATTTACAAACCCAGCAAATGCAGAAATCCATCGCCTAACAACAGGTCCTGAAATTGTTGAAGCATTTGACGGTTTAACATTGGATGCATTTGTAGCTGGTATTGGTACGGGTGGTACAATTACAGGTGCAGGTGTCGTTTTAAAAGAAAAATATCCAAACATTGAAATTATCGCTGTTGAGCCGAAGGATTCGCCAGTTCTTTCTGGTGGTCAACCAGGTCCACATAAAATCCAAGGTATTGGTGCAGGCTTTATCCCAGCAGTTTTAGATACAGAGGTATATTCTTCTGTATTCCCTGTGGAAAATGAGGTTGCTTTTGATGTAGCTCGCAAAGTAGCTCGTGAAGAAGGTATTTTATGCGGTATTTCATCAGGTGCAGCAATTCATGCAGCTATCGAAACAGCAAAACGCTTGGGCAAAGGTTCAAATGTTCTTGCAGTGGTACCATCAAATGGTGAGCGCTACCTATCAACACCTTTATATCAATTTGAAGACTAA
- a CDS encoding PqqD family protein, with product MVKEVRVKKSKNLISYKEEDEYLIINIYTNQIYALDKFSSFIWEELDKTSVISDIARVIAKRTNEDSQIIQKDLDEFINSLSKGGLIKFV from the coding sequence ATGGTAAAAGAGGTGCGTGTAAAAAAATCAAAGAATCTTATTTCCTATAAAGAAGAGGATGAATATCTAATTATTAATATTTATACGAATCAAATTTACGCACTCGATAAATTTAGTTCGTTTATTTGGGAAGAGCTAGACAAAACATCAGTGATTTCTGATATCGCTAGAGTAATAGCTAAGCGAACAAATGAGGATTCGCAAATTATTCAAAAAGATTTAGATGAATTTATAAATTCATTGTCAAAAGGAGGGTTAATTAAATTTGTATAA
- a CDS encoding lasso peptide biosynthesis B2 protein yields MYNILYLYKELVSLDFQIWRKGFDKVLRSYISKYTINDSKETLTEERIEEILDWFNLLDQVCCWYPRKADCIHKTLIGYKILQSKYGLPVNMVIGIKKFPLEAHAWIQYQGQNLFEEMENLDLLKIIIDSNSYMKEVELS; encoded by the coding sequence TTGTATAATATTTTATATTTATACAAGGAATTAGTATCTTTAGATTTCCAAATTTGGAGAAAAGGCTTTGATAAAGTCCTTAGAAGCTATATAAGCAAATATACTATAAATGATTCTAAAGAAACTTTGACTGAGGAGAGAATTGAAGAGATTTTGGATTGGTTTAATCTTTTAGATCAAGTTTGCTGTTGGTATCCTAGGAAAGCAGATTGTATACATAAAACATTAATTGGTTATAAGATACTTCAATCTAAGTATGGTTTACCAGTAAACATGGTAATAGGAATAAAAAAATTCCCTTTAGAGGCACATGCTTGGATTCAATATCAAGGACAAAATCTATTTGAAGAAATGGAAAATCTTGATTTATTGAAAATAATTATAGATTCTAACTCATATATGAAGGAAGTTGAGCTTAGTTGA